In a genomic window of Wyeomyia smithii strain HCP4-BCI-WySm-NY-G18 chromosome 1, ASM2978416v1, whole genome shotgun sequence:
- the LOC129718304 gene encoding uncharacterized protein LOC129718304, translating into MNFKLLLRISSILAALGLVAGKSLPADVETTPLPTTAPTSPETKTYEDTVQQQISPFLKIHQMLVAVQDKVTETAARTKLNVEQAASKWTDSVKSLWQGGSGYSKDKNPHEPEVVLVTISPNSVYVYGDESEKGYGQYAH; encoded by the coding sequence ATGAACTTCAAATTACTGCTTCGTATCAGCTCAATCCTGGCCGCCCTCGGATTGGTCGCCGGCAAATCGTTACCGGCCGATGTGGAAACAACTCCGTTGCCAACTACGGCGCCAACCAGCCCGGAAACGAAAACCTACGAAGACACCGTACAGCAGCAGATTTCACCCTTTCTCAAGATCCACCAGATGCTGGTGGCCGTGCAGGACAAGGTGACGGAAACGGCGGCCCGGACGAAACTGAACGTCGAACAGGCGGCCTCAAAGTGGACCGACAGCGTCAAGAGTCTGTGGCAGGGCGGTTCGGGGTACAGCAAGGATAAGAATCCACACGAGCCGGAAGTGGTGCTGGTCACCATTTCACCGAATTCCGTGTACGTTTACGGTGACGAGAGTGAGAAGGGGTACGGGCAGTATGCGCACTGA
- the LOC129718300 gene encoding uncharacterized protein LOC129718300, producing MIRTVILLMFLLVGIATVTGRPQHTVAPPDPVVATSTAIPSSESSSSIPTATEESKVSKFFDDVSSVFKQGAARVKESFESAASSVKDGVMQGYDYVKDKLTGSAPTPANNDTDVVSTSSLTAASVPTSTAAVRSAPAVTVSSVARAINVEPNDEEMKDENEDRLIFVGDEETGTDPPTTTVKKGLEDRFIIDGPAACKSGQSVVHGKCRNTF from the coding sequence ATGATTCGCACGGTAATTTTGTTGATGTTTTTGCTGGTTGGGATTGCAACGGTCACCGGTAGACCGCAACACACGGTAGCACCGCCAGATCCGGTGGTGGCCACGAGTACGGCAATCCCCAGTTCCGAAAGCAGCTCATCGATTCCAACCGCAACGGAAGAGAGCAAGGTGTCCAAATTTTTCGACGACGTTTCTTCGGTATTCAAGCAAGGTGCGGCCAGAGTTAAGGAAAGTTTCGAAAGTGCTGCTTCGTCGGTTAAGGATGGTGTTATGCAAGGGTACGATTACGTGAAGGATAAACTAACCGGATCGGCGCCAACACCTGCAAATAATGATACTGACGTCGTTTCGACTTCCTCTTTGACGGCTGCATCCGTTCCGACCAGTACCGCTGCGGTACGATCCGCCCCCGCGGTAACAGTGAGTTCCGTTGCGAGGGCGATCAACGTGGAACCGAACGACGAAGAGATGAAGGACGAGAACGAGGATCGGTTGATTTTTGTTGGCGATGAAGAAACGGGAACCGATCCACCAACGACGACCGTCAAGAAGGGCCTGGAGGATCGATTTATCATCGATGGACCGGCGGCGTGCAAATCCGGCCAATCGGTAGTCCACGGGAAATGTCGAAACACGTTCTAG